From Juglans regia cultivar Chandler chromosome 9, Walnut 2.0, whole genome shotgun sequence:
GTGTTGAAGCAAAGAGAGTAAAGGGAAGGACCACAGCCCCTGGTAACTGACTGTTGAAAGCCGTGATAATAAAGGCTTTACCTACTCCAACATTCTTTTGGAAGTGTACAAGTCCTCTAGGAATGACAAACATCTGCCCAGCATTCAAGACTTTTGAGTGATACACATTCCCAGTTGTCACAAACCCCACAAGTACCTGCCCATCGATGACCACGCCGCTCTCGGTTGCACGAGGGTGAGAGTGGGGTGGATTAAGTCCTCCCGGAGCAAAGTCCACTCTGTTCATTGAAATCCCAAGCGTGTTGAGTGCAGGAAAATTATCGACATTACCTCCAGTGACGGTTGAGCCAAAGATGTTTGATGTGTTACCCACTTTGGTCAACCCATCAAAGAAGAAATCATCTGAAGTTACATTTGAGGCTGGTTTGCAAGGGAAGCCATTAACTGATATAGAGTTGGCACTTTTATCCGCCACACAGAAATCCTGTAATGGATCGGGGTCGGCTGAGGAGGCAAGCAAGGGGAGAAGCAACAACACGACGAGGTATGACAGCATGTGGACGTGTGAACGTGATGGAATCTTCATGGCTGAGTCGGCTTTTGGTTTTTAGAAGTAAtgggtttttagttttttcgtTTTTGAAGATGAGATACTGGGATATTACTCCAGACGTTGGGAATAATGGTACTATATATAGAACTTTTCTGCTCCTGAAAACCTCACAAGTCTTCAgctttatcattttaatttatccgAGGCAAATATTATGTCGACCGAGTCAAATGATGTAGGGGATACAAAAACGTCCAGAAGATCACGTAGAAAATGAGCTTGTAGCAGAAAAGTTCCCATTTGACACATTTGACACACCATTGAATTAGAAAAGTATTGGTgttc
This genomic window contains:
- the LOC108990160 gene encoding germin-like protein subfamily T member 2 gives rise to the protein MKIPSRSHVHMLSYLVVLLLLPLLASSADPDPLQDFCVADKSANSISVNGFPCKPASNVTSDDFFFDGLTKVGNTSNIFGSTVTGGNVDNFPALNTLGISMNRVDFAPGGLNPPHSHPRATESGVVIDGQVLVGFVTTGNVYHSKVLNAGQMFVIPRGLVHFQKNVGVGKAFIITAFNSQLPGAVVLPFTLFASTPSIPDDVLTRAFQVEEKVVESIKSKFSS